The Marinomonas profundi DNA segment TCGCTGGCGCGTTGATTTTCGAGGGTGGCAAGCAAGGCTATAGATTCTCTGCTGAGTTGGATGCGCTTATGGCGGTGAAAAAAGACATAGTGAAGCAGGGTGTTCTTCAGTGTATTGATCGCGGTTACGCGAATAAAGATTACTTTTTCATCACGGGAACATTAAATGGCTTGGTGCCTGCAATTGAGTCTTTAGGCGAAAACCGCGTCATCAATCAAGGTGAAACCGTCATTCAATTTGACCTAGCGTGAGTGGCTAAAATCTAGACACATCATCGCGTTGGCCCTTGGGTTTCTTGGACTTTAACCTCAAGATTGAGCAGTTCTACGGGTGGGCCAAATTGGGTGTAGATCGCCACATCAGCGGCATCTCGCCCAAAGGCAATCGCCACACGACCGCCTTGTAAATTGGCTTGTGTCGGGTCAAATGTATACCAACGATTGCCCACATAGGCTTCAAACCAAGCGTGTAAATCCATTGGCTCTAAGCCTTCAAGATAACCAACCACCATGCGCGCCGGTATGGCAAGGGCTCGACAACAAGCAATGCCCAAATGCGCCATATCTCGACAAACGCCTCGACCTAATGTGTTTAACTCTGACGCGCTTATGTTCTGTTCGCCTTGTCCCGGTGTGTACTGAATATGTTGACGAATATAATCGACAATGGCACTGCATTGGTCATAGCCAGGCGTTAAACCGGACACAATGGAGGACGCCATGTCGGTAAAATGGTCTGAGTCGCAATAGCGGCTTGGGTGCAAAAAAGGCAGCGTGTCGTCTGGTAATTGTTGAATGTCTACGAAGGGCGCGCCCGGTGCTGAATCCGAGGCATCGGCGGTTTCGATAACAACGGAAATACGAATAGAAAAACGTCCAACGGGAGCCACTAAACGCTGACATAAGTTACCGAACGAATCGGTAAATTCTACGGCTGGCACACTGGGTGACAGCACATACTCTTCCCGTGCGATCCATTGTTGCATGCCGCTACGAGGTCGCAGCATGAGTAAAAAAGGCGACGGTGTTTCAATATTAAACTCAAGAGTACTGGATGCTTCTAGCCACATAAAATCACTCCCGAATTGACGATGGATTAGCTTACGGTGGCTGCTATTAAGTGCAATCAGCCACCAGCAAGAGGTTAGGCTAATTGAGTTTGAAAGTAAAAGGGCCGCTGAGGCAGTGGCCCTATTTGAAGCATTTTTTTGAGGTGTTTATACTGGTGACTAAGGTTAGCTAAGAGGCTATTTCGTATTGATGCTTAACGCCATGGCTTCGGCAATTTTGATGCCGTCGATGGCCGCTGACATGATGCCACCCGCGTAACCTGCACCTTCACCCGCTGGATACAAGCCTTTGG contains these protein-coding regions:
- a CDS encoding transglutaminase domain-containing protein, producing MWLEASSTLEFNIETPSPFLLMLRPRSGMQQWIAREEYVLSPSVPAVEFTDSFGNLCQRLVAPVGRFSIRISVVIETADASDSAPGAPFVDIQQLPDDTLPFLHPSRYCDSDHFTDMASSIVSGLTPGYDQCSAIVDYIRQHIQYTPGQGEQNISASELNTLGRGVCRDMAHLGIACCRALAIPARMVVGYLEGLEPMDLHAWFEAYVGNRWYTFDPTQANLQGGRVAIAFGRDAADVAIYTQFGPPVELLNLEVKVQETQGPTR